A genomic region of Persephonella marina EX-H1 contains the following coding sequences:
- a CDS encoding MBL fold metallo-hydrolase → MSSKKNKIRVLGAYGSKYRDMNPSTFLINDTVCIDAGNIIEPLKEDIFKISHIFLTHSHFDHISDIPFLLDLTYSKREKPLYLYALKDTINTLKEDLFNQSIWPDFSKIKLPQTGEPALQFIEISYYEEYTVDGIRVKTFPSEHTVPTSGFIINDQILISGDTVSTDVIINQLKENPDIKKVFIDISFPERLEDIAYKSKHHSTKTVRDLIRKLNGHISIYGYHLKPLYAEEIKKELKDERVSFLEEEDRFYFL, encoded by the coding sequence ATGAGTTCAAAGAAAAATAAAATCAGGGTTTTAGGTGCTTACGGCAGCAAATACAGGGACATGAATCCCTCCACATTTCTTATTAATGATACTGTATGTATAGACGCAGGTAATATAATTGAACCTCTAAAAGAAGATATATTTAAGATCTCACACATATTTCTCACACATTCTCATTTTGATCATATAAGTGATATACCATTCCTTCTGGATCTAACATACTCTAAAAGGGAGAAACCTCTTTATCTGTACGCTCTGAAAGATACGATAAACACATTGAAGGAAGATCTTTTTAATCAGAGTATTTGGCCAGATTTTTCAAAGATAAAGCTTCCACAAACTGGAGAACCTGCCCTCCAGTTTATAGAGATATCATATTATGAGGAGTATACAGTTGATGGTATAAGGGTAAAAACTTTTCCTTCAGAACATACAGTGCCAACTTCAGGTTTTATTATAAACGATCAGATACTTATATCAGGAGATACAGTATCAACAGATGTTATAATCAATCAGCTTAAAGAGAACCCTGATATTAAAAAGGTTTTCATAGATATCTCCTTCCCTGAAAGACTGGAAGATATCGCATACAAAAGTAAACACCACTCAACAAAAACTGTGAGGGATCTCATAAGAAAGTTAAATGGTCATATCAGTATATACGGATACCATCTGAAACCTCTGTATGCCGAGGAGATAAAGAAAGAGCTAAAAGATGAGAGAGTTTCTTTTCTGGAAGAGGAGGACAGATTTTACTTTTTATAA